A genomic window from Lotus japonicus ecotype B-129 chromosome 1, LjGifu_v1.2 includes:
- the LOC130730844 gene encoding pentatricopeptide repeat-containing protein At5g06540, with protein MSGSVSSNLVLKTLSLKNPKLVLLEQCSNIFDLKIIHGHMLRTHVFFDVFSASRIIAVCIDSINLLGYAIRVFSQIHNPNLFIYNAMIRGCSTSEKPVNSIHYYMQLQRAGLLPDNITHPFLVKACAHLESAAMGMQAHGQVIKHGFEQDCYVKHSLLHMYAAVGDMKAASCIFRRMGRFDVFSWTSMIQGYHKCGDVESARELFERMPEKSLVTWSTMISGYARNNRFDKAVELFRTLQAEGVVANETVMVGVISSCAHLGALAIGEKAHEYVMRNNLTLNVILGTALVDMYARCGNVEKAIQVFEELEEKDVLCWTALIDGLASHGYAEKALQYFSDMVNKGIVPRDITFTAVLKACSHGGLVERGLDIFEGMKRDHGVVPRLEHYGCMVDLLGRAGKLAEAEKFILEMPVEPNAPIWGALLGACRIHRNVEVGERVGKILIQMKPEHSGYYVLLSNIYARTNNWKDVTVMRQMMKEKGVRKSPGYSLVEIDGKVHEFTIGDKTHPEIEKIERMWEDILQKIKLAGYIGNTAEALFDIDEEEKEDALHRHSEKLAIAYGIMKIKAPGPIRIVKNLRVCEDCHIATKLISKVFKVELIVRDRNRFHHFKDGWCSCMDYW; from the coding sequence ATGAGTGGCAGTGTTTCTAGTAACTTGGTTCTGAAAACTCTAAGCCTGAAGAATCCCAAGCTAGTCCTACTGGAGCAATGCTCCAACATTTTCGACCTCAAGATCATCCATGGCCATATGCTAAGAACCCATGTCTTCTTCGACGTGTTCTCTGCCAGTCGCATCATTGCTGTATGCATAGACTCAATCAACTTGCTGGGTTATGCAATCAGGGTCTTTTCCCAAATTCACAACCCCAACCTCTTCATCTACAACGCCATGATTCGTGGATGTTCCACCAGTGAAAAACCAGTGAATTCCATTCACTACTACATGCAGTTGCAACGTGCTGGTCTCTTGCCTGATAACATCACCCACCCTTTTCTGGTTAAGGCGTGTGCTCACCTTGAGTCTGCAGCAATGGGCATGCAAGCACATGGTCAAGTGATTAAACATGGGTTTGAACAAGATTGTTATGTCAAGCACTCTCTTCTTCATATGTATGCTGCTGTTGGGGATATGAAGGCTGCAAGTTGCATTTTTCGGAGGATGGGTCGGTTTGATGTTTTTTCCTGGACTAGTATGATTCAGGGCTATCACAAATGTGGTGATGTTGAGTCTGCACGTGAACTGTTTGAGAGAATGCCGGAGAAGAGTTTGGTGACTTGGAGTACCATGATCAGCGGTTATGCGAGGAACAATCGTTTTGATAAAGCCGTTGAGCTGTTTCGGACTCTTCAGGCAGAAGGGGTGGTGGCTAATGAGACTGTCATGGTGGGTGTGATATCTTCTTGTGCTCATTTAGGTGCTCTTGCGATTGGGGAGAAAGCTCATGAGTATGTGATGAGAAATAACTTGACTTTGAATGTGATTCTTGGGACAGCTCTTGTTGACATGTATGCAAGATGTGGGAATGTTGAGAAAGCTATTCAGGTTTTTGAGGAACTGGAAGAAAAGGATGTGCTTTGTTGGACAGCTTTGATTGATGGACTAGCCAGCCATGGTTATGCAGAGAAAGCACTTCAGTATTTTTCAGACATGGTGAATAAGGGGATAGTTCCTAGAGACATTACATTTACTGCAGTGTTGAAAGCTTGCAGCCATGGAGGGCTGGTAGAAAGGGGTTTGGATATATTCGAGGGCATGAAACGAGACCATGGGGTGGTGCCAAGATTGGAGCACTATGGATGTATGGTTGACCTTCTTGGCCGGGCGGGGAAGTTGGCGGAGGCAGAGAAATTCATTCTTGAAATGCCTGTGGAACCAAATGCTCCAATATGGGGAGCGCTGTTAGGAGCTTGCAGGATTCACAGAAATGTAGAGGTTGGGGAAAGAGTGGGAAAGATTTTGATCCAGATGAAACCAGAACACAGTGGTTATTATGTGCTGCTCTCAAATATATATGCTCGCACAAACAACTGGAAAGATGTTACTGTCATGAGACAAATGATGAAGGAAAAAGGAGTTAGAAAGTCTCCTGGATATAGTCTTGTTGAGATAGATGGAAAAGTTCATGAATTTACTATTGGAGATAAAACACACCCAGAAATAGAAAAGATAGAAAGAATGTGGGAAGATATACTCCAGAAGATAAAATTAGCAGGGTACATTGGAAATACAGCAGAGGCATTGTTTGATATAGAtgaagaggaaaaggaagaTGCACTTCACAGGCATAGTGAGAAGCTGGCCATTGCATATGGAATTATGAAGATTAAAGCTCCTGGACCAATTCGGATTGTGAAAAACTTGCGTGTTTGTGAAGATTGTCACATAGCCACGAAACTGATTTCAAAGGTTTTCAAAGTAGAGTTGATTGTGAGAGATAGAAACCGGTTCCATCATTTTAAAGATGGCTGGTGTTCTTGTATGGATTACTGGTAA